The Methanococcoides methylutens MM1 genome has a window encoding:
- a CDS encoding glycosyltransferase family 39 protein, producing MNLKKNYLFLLPISIFSILALIRLINPLQFWVDEMFHVFAAIGILETGEPLLPSEIPYDRSIITTLLVAGSFKLFGVSEITARLPFIIIGILSLIVTYFFIKAVLSQEVALVTVALLSISSWQIYWSVNARMYILLQFLYVTFLFIVYELSKELVPKNVQKEKNNKKIIALVLASIAIIILTYYVHQFYILFLPIGFSYFAYLVFKMVAAKNNLFDTKHSSLFFIVTISIILVLINVLIENIPFAPQYTPIGMRMGLDFYAHFLIRYFPILSFFVFFSLFHSEKENYDHSVIMIGFFVPFVLLTLFLDSKCTRYLFFIYPLFIALASNGIFELLQRINHVNCKLISKYAPMLIILLFLIPNGVGLYELNSNDYQPLPYETPHPNWQHAAEYVQKNMVEDDVILSTMPICSLYYLGYTDYWLRQNEYYAFEDMDGILRDRYTGVIILKDYDMFKDETNNKNGWVIADQKLNSYFSDPEVIEHIDQSMILIPDGSDENIRVYRFEYT from the coding sequence ATGAATCTCAAAAAAAATTACTTATTTCTTCTTCCAATATCTATTTTTTCAATTCTAGCTTTAATTAGGCTAATTAATCCACTACAGTTTTGGGTAGATGAGATGTTTCATGTTTTCGCTGCAATTGGTATCTTAGAAACTGGAGAACCTTTATTGCCGTCAGAGATTCCTTATGACCGTTCTATCATAACCACATTACTTGTTGCAGGTTCTTTCAAATTATTTGGTGTTTCTGAAATTACAGCTCGACTACCATTTATTATTATTGGAATTTTGTCCCTAATAGTTACTTATTTCTTCATAAAAGCTGTATTGTCGCAAGAAGTTGCCCTTGTTACTGTGGCTCTATTATCAATCTCATCCTGGCAAATTTATTGGTCTGTTAATGCTCGGATGTATATTCTATTACAGTTTCTCTATGTAACATTTCTATTTATAGTGTATGAACTCTCCAAAGAACTTGTACCAAAGAATGTGCAAAAAGAAAAAAATAACAAAAAAATTATTGCTCTGGTTTTAGCATCGATTGCAATTATAATATTGACCTATTATGTACACCAGTTCTATATTCTATTTCTTCCTATTGGTTTCTCTTATTTTGCATATCTGGTCTTTAAAATGGTTGCTGCCAAGAATAACTTATTTGATACAAAACATAGCTCGCTTTTTTTTATTGTTACCATTTCTATAATTTTAGTTCTCATTAATGTTCTAATTGAAAATATTCCATTTGCACCTCAATATACGCCAATTGGAATGAGAATGGGATTGGATTTCTATGCACATTTCCTTATCAGATATTTCCCCATTCTCTCATTTTTTGTATTTTTTTCATTATTTCACTCCGAAAAAGAGAATTATGATCATTCAGTCATTATGATAGGATTCTTTGTCCCATTTGTCCTTCTAACATTATTTCTTGATTCCAAGTGTACAAGATACTTGTTTTTCATATATCCTTTATTTATTGCACTCGCTTCGAATGGTATATTTGAATTATTGCAGAGGATTAATCACGTTAACTGCAAATTAATAAGTAAATATGCCCCTATGCTCATAATTTTATTATTTTTGATTCCCAATGGTGTTGGTTTATATGAATTAAATAGCAATGATTATCAACCTCTCCCTTATGAAACTCCGCATCCAAATTGGCAACATGCAGCGGAGTACGTTCAGAAAAACATGGTTGAAGATGATGTGATACTCAGCACAATGCCGATATGTAGTTTATATTATCTGGGGTATACTGATTACTGGCTCAGACAAAATGAGTACTATGCTTTTGAGGATATGGATGGAATTTTGAGAGATAGATATACAGGGGTGATCATACTCAAAGATTATGATATGTTTAAAGATGAAACAAATAATAAAAATGGATGGGTAATTGCAGATCAAAAGCTGAATTCCTATTTTTCAGACCCAGAAGTAATTGAGCATATAGATCAGTCTATGATTTTGATCCCTGATGGCTCTGATGAGAACATAAGAGTTTATAGATTTGAATATACTTAA
- a CDS encoding lipopolysaccharide biosynthesis protein: MTENETTNNIKHSEKDLSQRAIISGVWVFLLRVVQQLFGLARLVILARILAPNDFGLMGIALLAMATLETFSQTGFQLALIQKKCDIKPYLNSAWTFLILRGLILFAILYLIAPYAATFFDAPEAKPIIQVIGLSIVFQAFTNIGVIHFQKELEFNKQFFYQLSGTLADFIVAVVAVLILGNVWALVFGLLAGNMVMFVVSYFIHPYRPHLSFDVGKGKELFGYGKWILGSSALIFLVTQGDDILVGRLLGVTALGFYQMAYKLSNLPATEITHVISQVTFPVYSKIQDDIPKLREAYLRVFQFTTFLSFPIAGLIFILAYDFTTIFLGEKWLPMVPVMQVLVFAGLVRSLAATAGPIFYAVGKPKIDTKWQIVRLFVIAVLIYPFTIKWELLGASFVVFLSIFICGLGLIFDVIKITKCGIKKFVQQLVYPLMIGTTMVASIVILKLVIDTSEFIGFVSVSIIGFLLFLIMVYFVDKRLNHETLLLIRKMFNF; encoded by the coding sequence ATGACAGAAAATGAAACCACTAATAACATAAAACATTCTGAAAAAGATCTGTCTCAACGTGCTATTATAAGTGGTGTTTGGGTATTTTTACTTCGAGTAGTACAACAATTGTTTGGCTTAGCAAGACTTGTGATTCTTGCTCGCATTCTTGCACCTAATGATTTTGGTCTGATGGGCATCGCACTCTTAGCAATGGCAACATTGGAGACATTTTCACAAACAGGATTCCAACTAGCACTAATTCAAAAGAAATGCGATATTAAGCCTTATTTGAACAGTGCTTGGACTTTTTTAATCCTGCGTGGTCTTATCCTATTTGCTATCTTATATTTAATTGCACCTTACGCTGCAACCTTCTTCGATGCACCGGAGGCGAAACCAATAATACAAGTAATTGGTCTTTCGATAGTTTTCCAAGCATTTACTAATATTGGTGTAATCCATTTCCAAAAGGAATTAGAGTTCAATAAACAATTTTTCTACCAATTAAGTGGTACATTGGCAGATTTTATTGTAGCTGTTGTTGCAGTTTTAATCTTAGGTAATGTATGGGCTCTTGTATTTGGTTTACTTGCAGGCAATATGGTGATGTTTGTTGTAAGTTACTTCATACACCCTTATAGGCCACATTTGAGTTTCGATGTTGGAAAGGGAAAGGAACTTTTTGGATATGGAAAATGGATCTTAGGGTCAAGTGCATTAATATTTTTAGTTACTCAGGGTGATGATATTTTAGTGGGAAGGCTATTAGGTGTAACTGCTTTAGGGTTTTATCAAATGGCTTATAAGCTTTCGAATTTGCCTGCGACAGAAATAACTCATGTAATCTCGCAGGTAACATTTCCGGTCTACTCAAAAATACAAGACGATATCCCCAAATTGAGAGAAGCATATTTGAGAGTGTTTCAGTTTACTACATTCCTATCATTTCCAATCGCTGGTTTAATCTTTATTTTAGCTTATGATTTTACAACAATATTTTTAGGAGAAAAATGGTTGCCTATGGTACCAGTAATGCAAGTGTTGGTTTTTGCAGGATTAGTACGATCTCTGGCAGCAACTGCAGGTCCTATATTTTACGCCGTTGGAAAACCTAAAATAGATACTAAATGGCAGATAGTTCGTTTGTTTGTTATAGCTGTCTTAATTTATCCTTTTACTATAAAATGGGAACTCTTGGGGGCTTCATTCGTGGTTTTTTTAAGTATTTTTATTTGTGGTTTAGGACTTATTTTTGATGTTATAAAGATTACAAAATGTGGAATTAAAAAATTCGTTCAACAATTAGTTTACCCTTTGATGATCGGAACAACTATGGTCGCATCTATAGTTATTTTAAAACTTGTCATTGATACAAGTGAATTTATAGGTTTTGTATCAGTTTCAATCATAGGTTTTTTACTTTTCCTCATTATGGTATATTTTGTTGATAAACGCTTAAATCATGAAACACTGTTACTTATAAGGAAAATGTTTAATTTTTAA
- a CDS encoding sugar phosphate nucleotidyltransferase, with translation MKGVILAGGTGSRLYPLTKVTNKHLLPVYDKPMIYYPLQTLVDAEIKDIMIVSGRGHAGHFLELLGSGSDFGVRLTYEIQEEAGGIAQALGLVEDFADDDDVTVILGDNIFQDSIKEDIESFKGGARIFLKEVTDANRFGVAELDGDQVIGIEEKPEVPKTNYAVTGMYIYDNKVFEVIKTLEPSGRGELEITDVNNYYIDNGAMKCKVLDGFWSDAGTFESLLKAGNIVANERKQ, from the coding sequence ATGAAAGGAGTAATACTTGCAGGTGGTACAGGAAGCAGGTTGTACCCCCTTACAAAAGTGACAAACAAACACCTTTTGCCAGTCTATGACAAGCCAATGATCTATTACCCGCTGCAGACCTTGGTCGATGCAGAAATCAAGGACATAATGATCGTCTCAGGCAGGGGGCATGCAGGCCACTTCCTCGAACTCCTTGGATCTGGCTCAGATTTTGGAGTCCGGCTTACGTATGAGATACAGGAGGAAGCCGGTGGTATTGCACAGGCCCTTGGCCTTGTAGAGGATTTTGCCGATGACGATGATGTGACCGTAATACTAGGCGATAACATATTCCAGGATAGCATCAAAGAAGACATCGAAAGCTTCAAAGGCGGTGCAAGGATTTTCCTCAAAGAAGTTACTGATGCTAACAGGTTTGGTGTGGCAGAACTGGACGGTGACCAAGTGATAGGCATCGAGGAAAAGCCTGAAGTTCCAAAGACCAATTATGCAGTTACAGGTATGTATATCTATGACAATAAGGTCTTTGAAGTTATCAAAACGCTTGAGCCTTCGGGTAGGGGAGAGCTTGAGATCACGGATGTGAATAACTACTACATTGATAATGGAGCCATGAAGTGTAAGGTGCTTGATGGATTCTGGAGCGATGCGGGGACTTTTGAGAGCTTGTTGAAGGCGGGAAATATCGTTGCGAACGAAAGAAAACAATAA
- a CDS encoding serine O-acetyltransferase, with protein sequence MGYDIITFLKNRIQDFKLIRICKQKGFPLKVLIACDVDILTLPDDIILNHPVGVVISSFAKIGNGCNIKQNVTIGAKYPDTANPEYPTVGNHVLVGAGSVIIGNITVGDYATIGAGSIVLKDVPAGATVTGVWK encoded by the coding sequence ATGGGATACGATATTATAACCTTCTTAAAAAACAGGATTCAGGATTTTAAATTAATACGTATTTGTAAACAGAAAGGGTTTCCTCTAAAGGTTTTGATTGCTTGTGATGTTGATATTTTAACATTGCCAGATGATATAATTTTGAATCATCCTGTGGGTGTGGTTATTTCATCATTTGCTAAAATTGGCAATGGATGCAACATCAAACAAAATGTTACAATTGGTGCAAAATATCCAGACACCGCAAATCCAGAATATCCAACAGTTGGAAATCATGTTTTAGTTGGTGCTGGATCGGTGATTATTGGAAATATCACCGTTGGAGATTATGCTACGATTGGGGCCGGTTCAATTGTATTAAAAGATGTTCCTGCAGGTGCTACCGTTACGGGAGTATGGAAGTAA
- the rfbB gene encoding dTDP-glucose 4,6-dehydratase: MKLLVTGGCGFIGSNFIHYTLEKYPDYEIINLDKLTYAGNPENLKDVVDNPNYSFVKVDICDPVIINEVMKEVDQVVHFAAESHVDRSIEDCSVFVSTNVLGTNNLLQSALANDIKKFIHISTDEVYGSTKEGSFVEEDMLNPSSPYSSSKAGSDLLAMSYYITHGLPVTVTRCTNNFGPYQFPEKLIPFFISRLMEGEKVPVYGTGLNVRDWIYVEDHCSAVDFVLHNGNPGQIYNIGGGNELTNLEITHRLLEAFGYDESMIEYVEDRKGHDFRYSLDCSKLQKMGWNPAYDFDTALEHTISWYKENKWWWEPLKQ; the protein is encoded by the coding sequence GTGAAATTATTAGTGACAGGCGGCTGTGGATTCATTGGCAGCAATTTTATTCATTATACGCTGGAAAAATATCCTGATTATGAAATCATAAATCTTGATAAACTTACATATGCAGGAAATCCCGAGAACCTTAAAGATGTTGTGGATAACCCTAATTACTCTTTTGTTAAAGTAGATATCTGTGATCCTGTCATTATAAATGAAGTGATGAAAGAAGTCGATCAGGTGGTCCATTTTGCGGCTGAAAGCCATGTGGACCGTTCGATTGAAGATTGTTCGGTTTTCGTATCGACGAATGTTCTTGGCACCAATAACCTTCTTCAGAGTGCGCTTGCAAATGATATCAAGAAGTTCATTCACATCTCCACTGACGAAGTGTATGGCAGCACTAAGGAAGGCTCTTTTGTTGAAGAAGACATGCTGAATCCTTCAAGTCCATATTCTTCAAGCAAAGCCGGATCTGACCTGCTGGCAATGTCGTATTATATCACACATGGTCTTCCGGTTACAGTAACAAGGTGTACGAACAATTTCGGTCCCTACCAGTTCCCTGAGAAACTGATTCCTTTTTTCATCAGCAGACTCATGGAAGGTGAAAAAGTACCGGTTTACGGGACCGGATTAAATGTGAGGGACTGGATCTATGTGGAGGACCATTGTTCAGCTGTGGATTTTGTTCTTCATAATGGAAATCCCGGACAGATCTACAATATTGGCGGTGGGAATGAACTTACCAATCTTGAGATCACTCACAGGCTCCTTGAAGCGTTTGGATATGATGAATCCATGATCGAATATGTGGAAGACCGAAAAGGGCATGATTTCAGGTATTCCCTTGACTGCAGCAAACTCCAAAAAATGGGATGGAATCCGGCATATGATTTTGATACCGCTCTGGAGCATACGATTAGCTGGTATAAAGAGAATAAATGGTGGTGGGAACCATTAAAACAGTGA
- the rfbD gene encoding dTDP-4-dehydrorhamnose reductase — MIIGAGGMLGTDLCKVFPDAVQLTRKELDITKRDEVVQTIGQINPDVVINAAAYTDVDGCEDDEYLAFAVNGHGPGYVAEACSNAGAKMVHFSTDYVFDGSKDEYSEGDEPDPINLYGQSKLMGEQKIIENLNDYRVIRISWLFGSNGKNFVETMLRLSEELDNVKVVNDQFGKPTYTVDLAHKTREMIDLGPGIYHITNEGVCSWYEFASEIIDNAVPCTSDEFPRKAKRPKYSVLTNTKTSPMRDWKEALDDYLKERKT, encoded by the coding sequence GTGATCATTGGAGCCGGGGGGATGCTCGGCACGGATCTCTGTAAGGTGTTCCCGGATGCTGTACAATTAACACGCAAGGAGCTTGATATTACAAAGCGGGATGAGGTCGTACAAACGATCGGGCAGATAAATCCCGATGTTGTGATAAACGCAGCTGCATATACTGATGTGGATGGCTGTGAGGACGATGAGTACCTTGCCTTTGCTGTCAATGGGCATGGACCCGGATATGTTGCAGAAGCCTGTTCAAATGCAGGAGCCAAAATGGTCCATTTCAGCACAGATTATGTGTTTGACGGCTCAAAGGATGAGTATTCGGAAGGAGATGAACCAGATCCCATCAATTTGTATGGCCAATCAAAGCTCATGGGCGAACAAAAGATAATCGAAAATCTGAACGATTATAGGGTTATCAGGATATCCTGGCTGTTTGGTTCCAACGGGAAAAATTTCGTTGAAACGATGTTGAGATTATCGGAAGAGCTGGATAACGTAAAAGTTGTCAATGACCAATTCGGAAAACCAACATATACAGTGGATCTGGCCCATAAAACCAGAGAAATGATCGATCTTGGACCCGGAATATACCACATAACCAATGAAGGTGTATGTTCCTGGTATGAGTTTGCATCCGAGATCATAGACAATGCTGTCCCATGCACAAGTGATGAGTTCCCAAGAAAAGCAAAGCGTCCCAAATATTCAGTCCTGACTAACACTAAAACCAGTCCTATGAGGGACTGGAAAGAAGCACTAGATGATTACCTGAAGGAGAGGAAAACATGA
- a CDS encoding glycosyltransferase domain-containing protein produces MANIVIYTAIFGGYDDLKDPSYISSSCDYVCFTDNPKLKSDIWEVIYFEMEEFPPNLKNRYLKILPHRFFKEYEYSVYVDGNIDIIGDVEILIQKYLIDGFMACPDHPQRSCIYEEAKACIELGRDDEAKINKQMNKYQKLGYPINNGLTENNVLLRRHNVKKVVTVMEDWWSELMCHSKRDQLSFCYVAWKHNFDFTIMDESSRNGDFFIWSPHKKTFFDNICDRLNDLSERLINKSLMVKNFI; encoded by the coding sequence ATGGCAAATATAGTTATTTACACTGCTATATTTGGTGGGTACGATGATCTTAAAGACCCATCTTATATATCTTCAAGTTGTGATTATGTGTGTTTTACAGATAATCCAAAACTAAAGTCTGATATTTGGGAAGTAATCTATTTTGAAATGGAAGAATTTCCTCCTAATTTAAAGAACAGGTACCTAAAAATATTACCACATCGCTTTTTCAAAGAGTATGAATATAGTGTCTATGTAGATGGAAATATAGATATTATTGGTGATGTGGAAATACTCATTCAGAAATATTTAATTGATGGGTTCATGGCTTGTCCCGATCATCCTCAAAGAAGTTGCATATATGAGGAAGCAAAAGCTTGTATTGAATTGGGAAGAGATGATGAGGCAAAAATTAATAAACAAATGAATAAATACCAAAAATTAGGCTATCCTATAAATAATGGGTTGACCGAAAATAACGTACTCTTGCGAAGGCACAATGTAAAGAAAGTAGTAACTGTAATGGAAGATTGGTGGAGCGAGCTCATGTGTCATAGCAAGAGAGATCAGCTTAGCTTTTGTTATGTTGCTTGGAAACACAATTTTGATTTTACGATAATGGATGAAAGTTCAAGAAATGGAGATTTTTTTATATGGTCTCCTCACAAAAAAACATTTTTTGATAATATCTGTGATCGATTAAATGATTTATCCGAACGACTTATCAATAAATCTCTTATGGTAAAAAATTTTATATGA